A genomic segment from Xyrauchen texanus isolate HMW12.3.18 chromosome 21, RBS_HiC_50CHRs, whole genome shotgun sequence encodes:
- the LOC127661601 gene encoding palmitoyltransferase ZDHHC7, whose protein sequence is MQSSGHRLRDVEQHQPLLNGGEEEVASGRVWFIQDSCGMVCAFVTWFLVMYAEFVVNFVMLLPSKSFWYSLINGVAFNFLAVLALTSHLRTMLTDPGAVPKGNATKEYMESLQLKPGEVIYKCPKCCSIKPERAHHCSICKRCIRKMDHHCPWVNNCVGENNQRFFVLFTMYIASISLHALCLSGFHFFTCVKVQWNECSDFSPPVAVMLMIFLCLEALLFLTFTAVMFGTQIHSICNDETEIERLKNEKPTWERRVRWEGMKAVFGSPPSLLWFNPFAGLRLQHLLMVRAWKGGAEFSV, encoded by the exons ATGCAGTCTTCAGGGCACCGGTTGAGGGATGTGGAGCAGCACCAGCCTCTGCTCAAcggaggagaggaggaggtggcATCCGGACGCGTCTGGTTCATCCAGGATAGCTGTGGAATGGTGTGCGCCTTCGTGACCTGGTTTCTGGTGATGTACGCAGAATTTGTGGTGAATTTTGTCATGCTGCTCCCCTCCAAAAGCTTCTGGTACTCTCTCATCAACGGCGTGGCGTTTAACTTTCTGGCTGTGTTGGCGTTGACGTCACACCTGCGAACCATGCTGACAGATCCG GGAGCTGTTCCCAAAGGTAATGCCACTAAAGAATACATGGAAAGTCTGCAGCTGAAGCCTGGAGAGGTGATCTACAAATGTCCAAAATGCTGCAGCATTAAACCAGAGCGAGCACACCACTGCAG TATCTGTAAGAGATGTATCAGGAAGATGGATCATCACTGTCCCTGGGTCAACAATTGTGTGGGCGAGAACAATCAGAGATTCTTTGTCCTCTTTACT ATGTACATAGCCTCCATCTCTTTGCATGCACTCTGTCTTAGCGGTTTCCACTTCTTCACCTGTGTTAAAGTTCAGTGGAATG AGTGCAGTGATTTCTCTCCACCTGTGGCAGTGATGCTGATGATATTCCTCTGTCTTGAAGCACTGCTGTTTCTCACCTTCACCGCTGTCATGTTCGGCACTCAGATTCACTCCATATGTAACGATGAGACG GAAATCGAGCGGTTAAAGAATGAAAAGCCCACATGGGAGCGGCGAGTGCGATGGGAAGGGATGAAGGCTGTTTTCGGCAGCCCACCCTCTCTGCTGTGGTTCAATCCTTTTGCTGGACTCCGCCTCCAGCACCTGCTGATGGTCCGTGCTTGGAAGGGCGGGGCCGAGTTCTCTGTTTGA